TGAACAATTGACAATGAACAATGAACGGTAAACAGTAAATGTAGGTTATCATGAATAAACAGAAAACGCTGAAATGGCTGAATCTGGCGCTGTTCGTGTTGTTTGCCATCCAGGCGGTGACCGGGGTGCTGGCTTTTGCCGGGTTGCTGGAGAATGCCGAGGCCGCCGGGGAACTCCATATCTACGCGGGTCTGGCCATGGTCATAGTTGCAGCGGTCCACCTTTGGCTCAATTGGGGCTGGGTGAGGCTCAACTTCTTCAAGAAATACGGGACATTTAACCACAAAAGGCGCAAAGGACAAAATAATCACGTTTAACGTTATTAGGTAGTAACGTTATTGCGCTTTTGTGCTTTTTTGTGGCCAATTCTTATAAAATGATAGTCCCCTTCGTTCAGGGAGCCAAAAGTTAATTACGAGG
Above is a genomic segment from candidate division TA06 bacterium containing:
- a CDS encoding DUF4405 domain-containing protein, which produces MNKQKTLKWLNLALFVLFAIQAVTGVLAFAGLLENAEAAGELHIYAGLAMVIVAAVHLWLNWGWVRLNFFKKYGTFNHKRRKGQNNHV